Within Flavobacterium pisciphilum, the genomic segment AACGGAGATTAAACCTTTTCGAAAAATTCTATTCTAACTTATATAATTTATAAAGTTGACAGACGAAAAGGTATTTATACAAGAGTTATTGAACCCCAAGACGCAAAATATAGCGTTTCAAAAACTCGTATCCGATTACCAAAAACCGTTATATAGTCATATCCGAAATATTGTTTTGGATCATGATGACGCACACGATGTTTTGCAAAATACTTTTGTAAAAGTATTTCGTTATCTAAGTAAATTTAAAGGAGATAGTAAACTATTTTCATGGATATATCGAATTGCAACTAATGAAGCTATAACTTTTTTAAGTCAGAAAGCTAAGCTAAGTGGAATAACCTCTGAAGCGTTACAGAATAAAACAATTGATAATCTTCAAGCCGACATTTATTTTGACGGAAATGAAATTCAGATAAAATTACAAAAAGCTATTGTTACACTTCCAGAGAAGCAACAATTGGTTTTTAAAATGAAATATTTTGAGGAATTAAAATATGAAGAAATAGCCGAAATATTAGGCACTTCTGTTGGAGCATTAAAAGCATCTTATCACCATGCGGTAAAAAAAATAGAAGCTTATGTTATATCCAATTAAACCTTTTTCAACTAATATAGTCTTACATACATCATGAAAGCATTTAAATTAGAAAACGAGCCAAAAATAGAGACTGGATTTAAAACTCCAGAAAATTACTTTGAAAATTTCACAGTAAATCTACTTGAGGAGCTACCACAAAATGAACCTAAAACAATTTCTTTATTTGCAAGAAATAAAAAAACATTCATTGCAGTTGCCGCAGTACTTGTCATTGCTTTAACTGTACCGATAGTATATAAATATGTAACAAAATCTAAAGAACTTGACGAAGCTACCTTAGAGACTTATTTATCTTATCAATCAAATTTAAATCAGTATGATTTAATTCATGAACTAGACACAAATGATATTAATAATTTAGATCAAAATATTGCCTTAGGTGATGATACCCTAGAAGATGTTCTAGCATCGAATCCTAATATTGAACATCTAATTTTAGAATAAAAATACAA encodes:
- a CDS encoding RNA polymerase sigma factor, which gives rise to MTDEKVFIQELLNPKTQNIAFQKLVSDYQKPLYSHIRNIVLDHDDAHDVLQNTFVKVFRYLSKFKGDSKLFSWIYRIATNEAITFLSQKAKLSGITSEALQNKTIDNLQADIYFDGNEIQIKLQKAIVTLPEKQQLVFKMKYFEELKYEEIAEILGTSVGALKASYHHAVKKIEAYVISN